A window of the Motacilla alba alba isolate MOTALB_02 chromosome 17, Motacilla_alba_V1.0_pri, whole genome shotgun sequence genome harbors these coding sequences:
- the RABEPK gene encoding rab9 effector protein with kelch motifs: protein MAPRALPLLQPGRRPRPGQWYRLSPRGERPRGRVGLGCLLLPGRVLLLGGADPAGAFADAHFVELAPLRWVPAGWRGLRPRYEHATLLPAGGPPRLWVFGGAHPAGNRGCVQVLDPEIGTWESPAVRGEQPQPRTFHTSSAAIGARLFVFGGGHKGAEPVKDQRLHVFDTATLAWSQPETQGEPPSPRHGHAVVAVGTKLFIHGGLAGDVFYNDLFCIDTNDMRWEKIPATGDIPGGRASHSSAAFRDHMYIFGGIGPDGTLDTTYKYHTGRQHWTLLQFESPLPSGRLDHAMCVIPWQAGAHGDTGDTPAGTEPPVPAGDRAEPLQQGRGEGCAEDTLVHLLFVFGGMDTQGQIHRDCLVTLIE, encoded by the exons atGGCGCCGCGGGCGCTGCCGCTGCTGCAGCCGGGGCGCCGCCCGCGCCCGGGACAGTG GTACCGGCTGAGCCCGCgcggggagcggccccgcggccgcgtGGGACTcggctgcctcctcctgcccggCCGCGTCCTGCTGCTGGGCGGTGCCGACCCCGCCGGGGCCTTCGCGGACGCGCATTTCGTGGAGCTGG CCCCGCTGCGCTGGGTCCCCGCCGGCTGGCGCGGGCTGAGGCCGCGCTACGAGCACGCCACGTTGCTGCCCGCCGGCGGCCCCCCGCGCCTCTGGGTGTTCGGCGGAGCCCACCCCGCCGGGAACCGCGGCTGCGTGCAGGTGCTGGACCCCG AAATAGGGACGTGGGAGAGCCCTGCGGTGCGGGGCGAGCAGCCTCAGCCTCGGACCTTCCACACGTCCTCGGCGGCCATCGGGGCGCGGCTGTTCGTGTTCGGCGGCGGACACAAGGGAGCGGAGCCGGTTAAGGACCAGCGGCTGCACGTGTTCGACACAG CCACCCTGGCCTGGTCCCAGCCGGAGACTCAGGGTGAGCCCCCTTCTCCTCGGCACGGGCACGCCGTGGTTGCGGTCGGGACCAAACTCTTCATCCACGGAGGATTAGCTGGAGATGTTTTTTACAATGACCTGTTCTGCATCGACACAA ATGACATGAGATGGGAGAAGATCCCAGCcactggggacatccctggAGGACGGGCATCCCACTCCTCGGCAGCGTTCCGGGACCACATGTACATTTTTGGTGGAATAGGTCCAGATGGGACACTGGACACTACGTACAAGTATCACACAG ggaggcagcactGGACGCTGCTGCAGTTTGAGTCTCCCCTGCCCAGCGGGAGGCTGGACCACGCCATGTGTGTCATTCCCTGGCAGGCTGGGGCCCACGGGGACACGGGAGACAccccagctgggacagagccccCCGTGCCAGCAGGTgacagagctgagcccctgcagcagggccgGGGAGAGGGCTGTGCTGAAGACACCTTGGTCCATCTGCTGTTTGTGTTCGGGGGCATGGACACCCAGGGGCAGATACACAGGGACTGCCTGGTCACTCTCATCGAGTAG
- the HSPA5 gene encoding endoplasmic reticulum chaperone BiP, whose amino-acid sequence MRLLLLTLLALGAVWADDEEKKEDVGTVVGIDLGTTYSCVGVFKNGRVEIIANDQGNRITPSYVAFTPEGERLIGDAAKNQLTSNPENTVFDAKRLIGRTWNDPSVQQDIKYLPFKVVEKKAKPHIQVDVGGGQTKTFAPEEISAMVLTKMKETAEAYLGKKVTHAVVTVPAYFNDAQRQATKDAGTIAGLNVMRIINEPTAAAIAYGLDKREGEKNILVFDLGGGTFDVSLLTIDNGVFEVVATNGDTHLGGEDFDQRVMEHFIKLYKKKTGKDVRKDNRAVQKLRREVEKAKRALSSQHQARIEIESFFEGEDFSETLTRAKFEELNMDLFRSTMKPVQKVLEDSDLKKSDIDEIVLVGGSTRIPKIQQLVKEFFNGKEPSRGINPDEAVAYGAAVQAGVLSGDQDTGDLVLLDVCPLTLGIETVGGVMTKLIPRNTVVPTKKSQIFSTASDNQPTVTIKVYEGERPLTKDNHLLGTFDLTGIPPAPRGVPQIEVTFEIDVNGILRVTAEDKGTGNKNKITITNDQNRLTPEEIERMVNDAEKFAEEDKKLKERIDARNELESYAYSLKNQIGDKEKLGGKLSSEDKETIEKAVEEKIEWLESHQDGDIEDFKAQKKELEEVVQPIVSKLYGSAGPPPGDEEAAEKDEL is encoded by the exons ATGAGGCTTCTGCTGCTGACGCTGCTGGCGCTGGGCGCCGTCTGGGCGGACGAcgaggagaagaaggaggacGTGGGCACGGTGGTGGGCATCGACCTGGGCACCACCTACTCCTG CGTGGGCGTCTTCAAGAACGGGCGCGTGGAAATCATCGCCAACGACCAGGGGAACCGCATCACACCGTCCTACGTGGCCTTCACCCCCGAGGGGGAGCGCCTGATCGGGGATGCTGCCAAGAACCAGCTCACGTCCAACCCTGAGAACACCGTATTCGATGCCAAGCGGCTCATCGGCCGCACCTGGAACGACCCCTCCGTGCAGCAGGACATCAAGTACCTGCCCTTCAAG GTGGTTGAGAAGAAAGCCAAGCCCCATATTCAGGTTGATGTTGGAGGTGGACAGACAAAAACATTTGCTCCTGAAGAAATTTCTGCAATGGTCCTGACGAAGATGAAGGAAACAGCAGAGGCTTACTTGGGGAAGAAG gtgaCCCACGCTGTTGTCACGGTGCCAGCCTACTTCAACGATGCCCAGCGCCAGGCCACCAAGGACGCGGGCACCATCGCGGGGCTCAACGTCATGCGCATCATCAACGAGCC GACAGCTGCTGCCATCGCTTATGGACTGGacaagagagagggagagaagaacaTCCTTGTGTTCGACCTGGGCGGTGGAACTTTTGATGTGTCCCTCCTCACAATTGACAACGGAGTCTTTGAAGTTGTGGCTACTAACGGTGACACTCACCTGGGTGGAGAAGACTTTGACCAGCGTGTTATGGAGCACTTCATCAAGCTCTACAAGAAGAAAACTGGCAAAGATGTTAGGAAGGATAACAGAGCTGTGCAGAAGCTGAGGCGGGAGGTGGAGAAGGCCAAGAGAGCTTTGTCATCTCAGCACCAGGCCAGGATTGAAATAGAGTCCTTCTTTGAAGGAGAAGATTTTTCGGAGACACTCACTCGAGCCAAGTTTGAGGAGCTGAACATG GACCTGTTCCGTTCCACTATGAAGCCTGTTCAGAAAGTTCTGGAAGATTCTGACCTGAAGAAGTCTGATATTGATGAGATTGTCCTGGTTGGTGGATCGACTCgcatccccaaaatccagcagctCGTTAAAGAGTTCTTCAATGGGAAGGAGCCTTCTCGTGGCATTAACCCAGATGAGGCTGTGGCCTACGGTGCAGCTGTGCAGGCCGGGGTGCTCTCTGGGGACCAGGATACAG GTGACTTGGTGTTGCTCGATGTGTGTCCCCTGACTCTTGGCATTGAGACTGTTGGAGGTGTCATGACCAAGCTGATCCCTAGAAACACCGTTGTTCCCACAAAGAAGTCTCAGATCTTCTCCACAGCTTCTGACAACCAGCCAACTGTGACCATCAAGGTCTATGAAG GCGAGCGTCCCCTGACCAAGGACAACCATCTCCTGGGCACCTTTGATCTCACGGGAATCCCTCCTGCCCCTCGTGGTGTCCCCCAGATCGAGGTCACCTTTGAAATAGACGTGAACGGGATCCTGCGTGTCACGGCCGAGGACAAGGGCACCGGCAACAAGAACAAGATCACCATCACCAACGACCAGAACCGGCTGACGCCCGAGGAGATCGAGAGGATGGTCAACGATGCCGAGAAGTTTGCCGAGGAGGACAAGAAGCTGAAGGAACGCATCGATGCCCGGAACGAGCTGGAAAGCTACGCCTATTCCCTGAAGAACCAGATTGGGGACAAGGAGAAGCTGGGTGGGAAGCTGTCCTCTGAGGACAAGGAAACAATAGAGAAAGCAGTGGAGGAAAAGATCGAGTGGCTGGAAAGCCATCAGGATGGGGACATAGAAGATttcaaagcacagaagaaagagCTGGAGGAGGTGGTTCAGCCCATCGTGAGCAAGCTGTACGGCAGCGCCGGGCCCCCGCCCGGCGacgaggaggcagcagagaaggACGAGTTGTAG